In Pseudorasbora parva isolate DD20220531a chromosome 9, ASM2467924v1, whole genome shotgun sequence, the sequence ATCACACAGAATGTATAATTCAGACTGAGCTGCTGATGTGTCTTAAACAGCAatactaaaagaaaaaaaagcattaaaaactgaagttgaaaaaaaaagttatgtatGTACGCCACTTGAAAGAAAGCTCTTAAGAGAGAGTAAGCAGAACACAGATACTGTACACAGAACAAAAGTGACAGCAATTACTTTACAAAATCACTATAGTTTAGAATAAACCATAGCACATCTGTTTAAAAGGATGAGTTTCTGATATGTCGGCGCACAATGTCAACATCTCATCTTTGTCCTTGTCAAACCCAGCAGGCCTGGTTACAGGTTTCTTAATATTCATAGTGCTCATCAGCTAAAAGAGAGACAATGATATAAAAGCAATCAGCTAAATACTTATAATCTGCACTTAGTGTGTTATAAGACAAACTAACACAGTTAGAGTCTAAAATTAATAATGTAAAAGTCCCTCAAAGTATTTTATATACAACCTGAAGATACTCCTCGAAGTTGATGGCTTCGTATTTATGAGTGTCTACGGTGTCAAACATCGCTCTGCGCCGCCGAGGAGAAGTGTCATCCTGAAAGAAGTCAAGCAGCTCATTGCTGTCCCAGAGTTCATGAAAGGACAGTACATGGGGGGACGGGACAAGAGAGAATATGTGAGTGAGAGATCT encodes:
- the si:ch211-122l24.6 gene encoding uncharacterized protein si:ch211-122l24.6 isoform X4 is translated as MGSFFSSSLTVPPFIFDLPESKVKDVYRRNWSEVVQKLEEKYPQWTSEDITNLRFHFEFAVDNYKYLLHFCILNELLDFFQDDTSPRRRRAMFDTVDTHKYEAINFEEYLQLMSTMNIKKPVTRPAGFDKDKDEMLTLCADISETHPFKQMCYGLF
- the si:ch211-122l24.6 gene encoding uncharacterized protein si:ch211-122l24.6 isoform X1, whose product is MVRIYLDLERQQKMKKKRLTFLLHSMKKILKCVKLCIGRMLAPKWKRAGSMCIDVTGVKWSRSWRRNTPSGLLKTSRTLDFISSLPWIIISTFSTSASLCTRSLTHIFSLVPSPHVLSFHELWDSNELLDFFQDDTSPRRRRAMFDTVDTHKYEAINFEEYLQLMSTMNIKKPVTRPAGFDKDKDEMLTLCADISETHPFKQMCYGLF